The Plodia interpunctella isolate USDA-ARS_2022_Savannah chromosome 11, ilPloInte3.2, whole genome shotgun sequence genome includes a window with the following:
- the LOC128673598 gene encoding uncharacterized protein LOC128673598, which yields MFKQQLSPRSVHPYQTTVVPRSEQQLSNAAHQRMKFPWAEDINAPVYQVTGTDSSTSDNAYQMPQCYNGTTMREYGPPSPVYQYPYGGGTWRNYKKVDNSPMAVPETYTFPPCASAFSLPICDVDLHTQAASRSPIPSSVSPEVPIIGACGGHCPGFEYVCYYILQVIFVVGILTGISLCIAGIVLRRTNRNGDLGVLVYIGCLSSCVCAVLLGVQCCVRREIRQRKLRNNMHIPMQAIQEPPATACPLLTSTLPHSQVYRPTLNMSGEEDVTGVPWWRRVNRD from the exons ATGTTCAAGCAACAATTATCACCGCGCAGTGTCCATCCCTATCAAACCACAGTAGTACCACGAAGCGAACAGCAACTTTCTAATGCTGCTCATCAAAGGATGAAGTTTCCGTGGGCTGAGGACATCAACGCTCCAGTGTACCAAGTCACAGGAACAGACAGCTCTACATCGGACAATGCTTACCaa ATGCCACAGTGCTACAATGGAACTACTATGAGAGAATATGGCCCACCATCACCTGTATACCAGTATCCTTATGGAGGAGGTACATGGcgtaattacaaaaaagttgACAATAGTCCCATGGCTGTGCCGGAGACATACACTTTTCCACCATGCGCTTCTGCATTCTCTCTGCCTATTTGTGATGTTGACCTCCACACACAAGCGGCCAGCCGATCTCCTATACCATCCTCTGTGAGCCCTGAGGTGCCAATAATTGGGGCTTGTGGTGGACACTGCCCTGGATTTGAATATgtgtgttattatattttacag gttatatttgtagtaggtatattaacTGGCATATCACTTTGTATTGCTGGTATAGTTCTGAGACGCACAAATCGCAATGGGGATCTCGGGGTATTAGTGTATATTG GGTGTCTATCCTCGTGCGTGTGCGCCGTGCTACTCGGCGTCCAATGCTGCGTACGCCGCGAGATCCGTCAGAGAAAGCTCCGGAACAACATGCATATACCCATGCAGGCTATCCAG gaACCACCAGCCACAGCTTGCCCTTTACTGACATCCACATTACCTCATAGTCAAGTATACAG GCCTACATTAAATATGTCTGGCGAAGAAGACGTGACAGGCGTTCCTTGGTGGCGCCGCGTCAACAGAGACtga